Part of the Bacteroides acidifaciens genome, GCTGAGTTCACTGTCGATTGGAAGTATGTTAATAACGCAGTTGATGCTGTTGATAACCTCAAAAATGAAGGGTATATCGTTTATTCCGTAGAACAGGCGGAAGGAAGCATTATGCTGGATGAACTCGAACTGGATAAGACAAAGAAATACGCCATCGTAATGGGAAACGAAGTGAAAGGGGTGCAACAAGAGGTTATTGACCATTCGGACGGCTGCATAGAGATTCCCCAATATGGAACCAAGCATTCTTTGAATGTTTCCGTAACTACCGGTATTGTGATTTGGGATTTGTTCAAAAAGCTACGTTAACAGGCATAAACAGGATTGGTTAATAAGTTGTTTATAATGAGTTAATATCTTAGTTAATTCACTAGTAATCAATAGTTATGTGTTGTTTATAACTATACAAGTTCATGTAGATTCAATAGCTGTTGGGTAGTTATTATTATAGTTGTTAATAGCCCGTTTCTTGGCTGTTAATACTTGAGTTTTCAACTATTAATACTTATCATGTAGGCTATTAATACCTGACAACTCAAGTATTAACTTCTGAGAAAGCAGAAATTAACACCTTGCGGAAAGCCTGTTAACGCTTGAAATGATAACCAATATGGTTTGAGTAGTTGATAAATAGGTTTGTATAGTATTGATAAACTTATAAATCCTTGTCTATTTTAGATTTGTCCATTCTCCACTAGCAGTACGACGCGTTCCGTTAGTTTATCCTCACCTTCAGGGTCATACTCCTTTTTCAAACTGGCACCGAACAGCGCAGCGAATGTCTGATAGAATCCCGCTTTGAAAGGTCCCATAAATGCTTTTACCAGTTCATAACTGGTAGAATTACTTTGTCGGTCTATTAATTTAATCAACAGTTTTCCCTGTGTAAAAGAGAGTTTTTTCATTCGGGGAGTATATTGTTCTTTCAGACCTTTTTCCACCCGTTTGATATGTTTCTGACGAGCCTTTTCATTAGGTAGAGTTTGCAGGTACTCGTAAGTTTCAATAATAGCCTGGTTAATTTCTTTTGATATGGGATATACCTTTTTTACATTCCGTACCAGTCGGTAGTATTCTTGGCGTTCCTTTTCGTTCTTGAACTTTAGCGGGCGGAAGATATATACAGTTCTTAACTGGACACATGGAATCGTATCTCCATTATAGATACACATCGGAACCAAGTATCCATTAATGCTTTGCTTTTCCTGAGCCTGTACATGCAGTGTACAGCAAACAATAGCAAACAGCGTCATTATTACTATGTTAAGCCTTCTTTTCACGATACAAAAATAGGATTAAAATTTTATTATTTGGTCTTTTCACAAAGATGTTAACCTATTTAAAGTATCTTTGCGCCCTTGCTCGTAAAAAAGCAAGAAGATAATACACATTATATTGATGAAAACGACTCAATTAATCTGGTTGATAAGTATTATAAACAGCCTGTTCATAATTCCTGCTTGTAGTGCTCAAAACCCTTCTGAAAGTCTTTTAGAAGATATTCTTGAAGATTTGTCTGTTAATAACGATATTGATAACTCTGTTAATACCTTGAATTGGGAAAATGAACTGGAAGAACTTTCCACCCGTCTGCAAGAACCGGTTAATCTGAATACCGCCACCCGTGCACAACTGGAACAATTTCCTTTTTTGAGCGATATTCAAATAGAGCACTTATTGGCGTACATCTATATACACGGACAGATGCAGACTATTTATGAACTTCAGTTAATAGAGGACATGGATAGGCAGACTATCCAGTATTTATTGCCTTTTGTCTGTATAAAAGCTATTAACAATGA contains:
- a CDS encoding RNA methyltransferase, with product MRKLKITELNRISAEEFKQVEKLPLVVVLDDIRSLHNIGSVFRTSDAFRIECIYLCGITATPPHPEMHKTALGAEFTVDWKYVNNAVDAVDNLKNEGYIVYSVEQAEGSIMLDELELDKTKKYAIVMGNEVKGVQQEVIDHSDGCIEIPQYGTKHSLNVSVTTGIVIWDLFKKLR
- a CDS encoding DUF4294 domain-containing protein; amino-acid sequence: MTLFAIVCCTLHVQAQEKQSINGYLVPMCIYNGDTIPCVQLRTVYIFRPLKFKNEKERQEYYRLVRNVKKVYPISKEINQAIIETYEYLQTLPNEKARQKHIKRVEKGLKEQYTPRMKKLSFTQGKLLIKLIDRQSNSTSYELVKAFMGPFKAGFYQTFAALFGASLKKEYDPEGEDKLTERVVLLVENGQI